The sequence below is a genomic window from Lolium perenne isolate Kyuss_39 chromosome 7, Kyuss_2.0, whole genome shotgun sequence.
ATACCACCATGGAGGTCCAAGACAGACAAAAACGGTAAGACTAGTCGACTATTTCTCCGTATGTTGCATTAACTCGTGCTATCAACTGAAGGTGATTGCTAGCTGAGATTTCTTTCATGACAGGACAGATATATAAGGCTTAGTTTGGTATTGTGGTGGCTTATTCCACGCTCTTGAGGACATACTAGCAAATTGAAAACGTCTTCATAGCGTATTTCCTATAACCGCAACAGGAAAATTGTACTTCTCCCAACAGAAAATCGATAGAAATGTATTAAAAGTTCCactaaaatgctaaagaagagatTTCACATGTCTGGCAAAAATGCTAAACTTCTTTTGTCAACTCTTTTTTCATAACAAAATAAATGGTAAGTGCAGCCTGAAAGAGCAGAAATTTTAGCATAACAGTTTGTTTTTCAAATGGTAGATATTTAAACATAGGAATTGTCTCCTTCCAACAGTGCATTGCATCTAAAGAATCAAAAAAGTCTGCTGGATTAACAAAACCACTTCCAAATACATATATTAGGTGTTAATCAAGAAGTATTGACATCCATTTACTGCCTGATGTAGCTAAATCATATCTGTAGGTTCACATGATTCCTGACTTTTAACTAATTCATCAAATCGCCCCAAGATTGACCAAAGTCAGATCACAATTTGATTGATTCAGGTTTATTCTAGTTTTTAACAACAGAATTTCAATCAGAAGCTATCTAAAGACAATATAATATAATACCTAGACATTCCAGCACATGTGCACAAATTTGTGTTCCAACGAAATAACTAAACAATGTTGTGCAGATTAATCGTTgcattttcctcaagaactttcagTTGCTACTTTGTTCCTACTAATATCATACCACTCAAAATATGCATATGGATCCAAAATTTTCAGTTCTCGTTATAGTTGGTATTCTGTCGAGATAGGTGGCACATAATATCGTGCCTGAAATATGTCTTGCTTCTATGACTATGGGGCCCCTTACTAGAACTTGCTCCACCCTCGAATTCACTATGCTAATTTCAAGCTTACTCGGGGCAGAAAACTGAAGCACTAACTAATCGCTCATCCATTTCCTCGATAGTAGTTTCCCATACCCTTGTGTTGTGCCGGCTAACAAAATGCAATAACTGGATTCACATATATTAAAGCGCAATCAAAGAGTATACAGGATGATCCATACCATTTGATGAGTGACCCAAAGAGGAAATGCTGCATGATGGGCACCTTCTCCAGCACTTCAGCCTTGTACATCTTGAGCAGCCCGCTGTTGACCTTCTTCCAGTGCGGCACGCCGCTGATATCATCCAACATGGGCGAATGCTCGGCGAAGGGCCCCTTCTTGACCTTTTTAACATACATGACACACGCCAGGTACATGTACTCCTTGGAGAAGTTTTCCAAGATATCTGGGTTGTGGATGGACTTGGGCTTCATGTACTTGTGATCGATGAGCTGCGCAGCCCCGAACACAAAGGGCAGGAAATGGTAATCGTCTAGCCCCCACACGCCGTGCGACCCTGCAGGCTCCAGCAGGTATGTGTCCTGCAGCGTGCGCATGAGGTCGAGGTAGGCAGCGAACACCCGCAGCACGACGGCGGGGAAATCGTCCTCGGTGATGAGGCCGAGGCGTGCCAGGCAGTAGAGGAAGGCGGCGAAGTTGGTCTCGTGCCCCGTGCCGTAGTCGATGCGGGAGCCGTTGCCGAAGGAGTCGAGGAGGTAGGGCGCGAGCTCGACCTCGGCGCCGGTGAGGGCTGAGGGGGATGTGGCGGTGGCGGTTATTGGGGAGATGAGGTCGTTGGCGGAGTGGGCGAGCTTCTCGTGCCAGAGGCGGAAGGCGGGGTTGCCGTAGCGGGAGCCGTGCGGGAAGGGCGGGGTGGAGGCGACGAAGGCGGAGAGCGCGGAGATGAGGTCGAGGAGCGCGGAGACCGCGGGGGAGGGCGGGGACGGGAGCGGGTCGGAGAGCTTGCGGCCGTGgacggaggcggagagcgaggcgaCGAAGCCGAGGAAGTGGCGGCCGTGGGTGGAGGCGTGGAAGCGGGCGATGTCGTCCGGGGAGGTGATGCGTTTGGTGGGGGCCTGGAAGGCGAAGGGCGGCGCGGCTGGGGGTACCGGGAGGGGCTGCGGGACCGGGGAGAggacgatggcggcggtgttggtGGGCGCGTTTATGGCGGGCATGCGGATGGGGCGGTAGGCGGGCGGCGGGGAGTCCCCGGACCAGGGGGCGGGGGTGGGCGGCGCGGCGGGCGCGCCGCAGGAACGGCAGAGAGGGGTGTGGATGTGGGCGGCGTGGGAGGGAGGCGGggtggaagacgaggtcgaatcgGGGTTGGACATGACTGCcggcggcgaggcggcggcgggggatCGCAGACGGGGGAGCTCTGCTGTGCTGGTTTGggtgggttcggccgttcggaggGGTGGGTGACTCGGGGAAGGCACTGACTGATGACGCTGGAGAAGAGGAGTTGCGTCGGTCCGTCACGGCGGAAATGGTTTCCTCTCCTATGTTGGGTTGGGCTGTGCACAAGCATTTGGGCTGGGCTGGGATGATACGTGGAAtatgcctctctctctctctctctctctctgggtGGCACgtatcttaaagcttgaagcacaacgaacttcatgacttgatcatatgctacgcttactatgggtgtatgtccatcacatcattcacctaatgatatgatattGTTATtgataacatccaatattcatgatcagAAAACCATAattatctattaatcaacaagctagtttaacaagaggcttactaggaactcatttatgtttacaaaacatacaagtattaatgtttccggttaatacaattataatataggatgtaaacatttatcatgaacattaagatataaTATTCTATAGTAGGAACATAAAAAAGTCAAGAAACAACTATTGCCTTTTAAAATACAGGCCTTTCCATATTCAGTATGGTATTATCGTAAGAACCACTAGATAAtttcccgcgcgttgctgcgggatTACTTGGAATAACTATTAAGGTCTGAAATGCAAACATACACTAAAAAATATTATTCATTAATGTTTAATAATCATAGGTATTTTTACTTTTGATCGACATAATAGGACACTAAGTTTTTAAAAATACACGATAATACAATAATTCCATGTACAAATGTCATTGGGCATGAAGCGATAATTAATCGACATTGGACATGAAGAGATTCCATACAACCATGCTTAACAAAATATTGGCAAGCAGGTGAAATCCCACAAAGAATGGAAGAAGTGCATAAACGTAAACACCACACATAATACTTCACTTGAAGAAGGAAATCGATAGTTCAACTTGTAAACTCTCCTTTTTTTCATATTGCTGGTTGAGTATGAGATCGACCTAGGCAGAACATGATGCGTGTGCCATTCCCATGGAAGGAGAGGATGGGGTTAAATTGTGCGACGTCTTTTAGTACTGCTGGTTGAGCGTGAGATCTAGCACAGCACGTTACCTCTGGTTACTATTAAGGACATGTTTCAACTTGTGCGATGTAGGATAAGAAAACAAAGGCAAAACTGATACAATCCAGCAAGCATAATGTGCGCATGTTAGTTTTCCCGGATCAACAATGTTACATGCGCATTTCATCCCTTTTAGAAAATTAAGCCTAGGGTACAGACTACCGAATACACCATGCAAAATGTCTAAGCTTGTCTTCGATTTCTTCTTTGTCCTGTCCGATAGCTTGAGTCAGCCAGGTGCACGCAGGGTTATATAAACTTTGTAAATCAGATCAACAACAGACATGTAAAATTAGCAGCAGAGTAAAGAAGAAAAAATAGCATGTCAAGCGTCAGGTTGACAATAATTTATGGTGCAGCAGCAGATTGTAGCCGATATAACTGAATAAGCACGTCTTGTAGTCTACAACCTGTGATAACTGATAAGGGAGAAATAtttgattgatatatatataagaAAAATGCTAGGAGGGAACTGACTTGAAAACGATGGTGGTAAGTGTTGTGAAATGTATATGTCAATTACCTAGCCTttttcatcagttcggacttttggttcaagtggctagtgcatgaagcttaacatggtatcagagccccaggtctcgagttcaaatcctgtctttcacatggttttcgcaattaagcctaaaaattgttgttgccccctctttagccaccgctgtttcggtgtgctcttctgatGCACATCTGAACATGCTTGATTTTAGAAAATTAATTCTACTGCATGCCCAACAAACTTCTACCTCGAAAGCAATAGAAGCGGGGAAGGAGCATTTGCCTCAGCCACTTCCAGCAAGCTCCACTTGCAGCCTGTCGTGATCCTGTGCCGGTCATGTCCGGCGCACCCGTCGAGCTAGCTTCCTTGGTGGAGGACGGGAATGAGAGTATGAGACACACGGCAACACATGTATAGCCTAGGTTAGAGGTCATGCAGCTCTGCTGGTTGTGGCCTGTGGAAAATTTGTCATGTGCCTCACCATGATTGCTCTACTGAGCTCGTAGCTCGCCGCGGTAGCAAACGGCTGGCCAGTAGGGGGGCGAGCGTCCCATGTGCAGAGACGTCGATCTTGCGTGAGGGACGCCAGGAAAACGATATTGATAATGAGGAAATAGATGTGGTTTATATACAAAACGCAAGGTGATAAGGAGAAATAAATTCATCCGTTTTGTTTTGCAAATTAGTGAAGAAAATGGAGAGGCAGGGAAACTAATCAATGGGGACCCGGGTGGGCTTAGTGGGGAAGTATCCGAGTAACAGTTAAACATATTTATTTGTTGAGAAGATGATAGGTCCTGCGAAGCTCTGATATAAAAAGGAACTTAATGACTGTTTTATTTCTAGGTGAAGGTGTTTCTCTAAAAAATCATGATTAAATCTGGGTATTTGGTGAGGTGGCATGTTGATGATGTGgcatgcttgcatgttgagagaaatcaTGTAGTGGGGGTCTCCTATTTAGAGATAGAAGATTCCCAAATTAAGGTAATTTTTTATAAAATCTTTTTATTTGGAAGTGAATATACTATGTGAGAATCCCTAGATGTTCAGCTATCAAATATTACACACAACTGGATGTTACCTTAGGCTATAATGGAGAACACCTAGAATAACCAGCCGATTAAACTCAACTACAAAAGCAGAAACTTAAATATCTGCAAATGCTACGTTATGTAATCAGCTGATATAATAAAGTGGTGCACCGCACAAGCTAAGTATGTATGCTAGCAGCCAGAAGATTGCCTTGCAATAGCATTTTCAACTGAAATCTGGAACCAACGTTTTTCCAAACAAATAACTGAGTTCAGAAGATTGTCTTACTCCAAGAATATTTATTCCCCACACTACGTGAACATCTGAGTCCAATTTTCGTGATAGCTCTATATGGTCCAATTCTTTATAGAGTGGACTGCTCTAGCTGTTGGTAGGAGGCAGGAGGGTAAATTGAAGAAAAACGAATCTGCAGTACATAGGAAAAGTATCAAGAAAGAAAAACGCATCTAGATCCAATAACAAATAGTATTGGATAGATATTGCATCAGAATCTCACCTATTGTATCCAGTCTCTCTTTCGAGTGTTTGCAAATTGTGGGATCAAAGCTAACCACATCTAAACCAAGGTGGGATTCAGGTCGTCTTTCCCTTAAAAAAGAGCTGGGATTCATGTCGTCCTCATTATACTGGGAAGAGGAGGTGAACATGGCCGGTGCTACAGGAGGAAGAGAGGAGATGGATGGGAGGGACGGGAGAACGAACCGCAAGCTAGCCTTCTGTTGCTCACCGGCGTGCAGCCCCTCGCTGCCGATTGCTGCTCGTCCATCTGGTTGGCGGCGGGGCGGCTTCTAGGCAATGCCCCTCTCCCACATCCCGACCTGTCGCCGCCTACCTCTGACCCCAGCAGCCCGGGCGCCTGCAGCTCCTCTGGACGAAGCCTACAGCAGGCGGTCTCTTCTACCTCCGTGGAAAGTGGAAACCGACCGCCGAAGTGGCGTTTCCGAAGCGGGCCATGGGGATGGGTTGGAGGAGAAAATTGACCAGAGGCATTAGGCGTAGGgatattgtagggattcgttgcatagaaaacaaaaaaattcctaccgcgaacacgcaatccaagccaagatgcaatctagaagacggtagcaacgaggggattatcgagtctcacccttgaagagattccaaagcctacaagatgaggctcttcttgctgcggtagacgttcacttgccgcttgcaaaagcgcgtagaagatcttgatcacggcaccacgaacgggcagcacctccgtactcggtcacacgttcggttgttgatgaagacgacgtccacctccccgttccagcgggcagcggaagtagtagctcctcttgaatccgacagcacgacagcgtggtgtcggtggcggtggagaatcccggcggagcttcgctaagcgtgcggggaagaaggagtagtggggcggctagggtttggggagaggggggcgccggccatctagtggtgcggccaccttgtggttgttggggtggccggccccctccccttggtcctcattatatatgtggaacacccaagagttggtctacaagtcttcgaataagaccccaaaccaaaaccttccataacacatgaaacctacccaagctaggactcccactagaggtgggattcccacccttccttgggagggggtggccggccccctttggggagtccacttgggactcctcccccttagggttggccggccatgggaggtggagtccctctgggactccgccttccttagtggtttcttccagaattttctagaaccttctagaaccttccatagaaccttccggatcattttaaatcttataaaatgacttcctatatatgaatcttattctccggaccatttcgggactcctcgtgatgtccgggatctcatccgggactccgaacaaatattcgaactccattccatattcaagttctaccatttcaacatccaactttaagtgtgtcaccctacggttcgcgaactatgcggacatggttgagtactcactccgaccaataaccaatagcgggatctggagatccataatggttcccacatattcaacgatgactttagtgatcgaatgaaccattcacatacgataccaattccctttgtcacgcgatattttacttgtcctaggtttgatcatcggtatcactttataccttgttcaacctcgtctcctgacaagtactctttactcgtaccgtggtatgtggtctcttatgaactcattcatatgcttgcaagacattagacgacattccaccgagagggcccagagtatatctatccgtcatcgggatggacaaatcccactgttgatccatatgcctcaactcatactttccggatacttaatcccacctttataaccacccatttacgcagtggcgtttggtgtaatcaaagtacctttccggtataagtgatttacatgatctcatggtcataaggactaggtaactatgtatcgaaagcttatagcaaataacttaatgacgagaccttatgctatgcttaattgggtgagtccattacatcattcatacaatgatataaccttgttattaataacatccaatgttcatgattatgaaactaatcatccattaatcaacaagctagttaagaggcatactagggactctttgttgtctacatatcacacatgtactaatgtttcggttaatacaattatagcatgatatataaacatttatcataagcataaagatatataataaccacttttattattgcctcttgggcatatcttcttcagtctcccacttgcactagagtcaataatctagattacattgtaaggtacctaatacccatggcattctggtgttggtcatgctttgccctagggagagctttagtcaacggatctgctacattcagatcagtgtgtactttgcaaatctttacttctccatcttcgatgtactcgcgaatcgagtggtaacgcagcttgatatgcttcagcctcttgtgtgaccttggttcttgtgcattggcgatggcacccatgttgtcacagtaaatgactagtgggtccaatgcactaggaaccacactgagctctacaatgaacctcttcatccataccgcttctgatgaagcctctgaagccgctatgtactctgattctgttgaagacttcgccaccgtgcactgcttcgagcttgccccgactgctatcgcagcaccattcaatataaacacgtacccagactgtgacttagagtcatcaggatcagtgttccaacttgcatcggtgtaaccgcttacaacgagctcttggccacctccataacaaagaaacatatccttagttcttttcaagtactttaggatattcttgaccgctgtccagtgttccattcctggatcactttgatatctgctagtcaaactaacaacatgtgctatatccggtctagtacatagcatggcatacatgatagatcctactgccgaggcataggggatattactcatcctttctctttcttctgccgtagccggtccttgagtcttactcaagaccttgcctggtaatataggtaagaaccctttcttactttcgtccattctaaacttctttagaatcttgtccaggtatgtactctgtgatagccctattaggcgtcttgatctatctctataaatcttgatgcctaatatatacgatgcttcaccaaggtctttcattgaaaaactattattcgaataacctttaacactgcttaatagttctatatcattcccaatcaataatatgtcatctacatataatatcaggaatgctacagagctcccactcactttcttgtaaatacaggcctctccatgacactgtataaacccgaagtctttgatcaccttatcaaagcgtcggttccaacttcttgatgcttgcttcagtccatagattgaacgctgaagtttgcatactttgtcagcatttttaggatcgacaaaacctttgggttgtaccatatacaactcttcctcaatgtctccattaaggaacgctgttttgacatccatctgccaaatctcataatcgaaaaatgcagctattgctaacaaaatcctcacagattttagcttcgctacaggtgagaaagtctcatcgtagtcaactccttgaatttgtcggaaaccctttgcgacaagtcgagctttatagacagtaatattaccatcagtatctgtttttctcttgaagatccatttattctcgacagccttgcggctatcaggtaagtctaccaaagtccatactttgttatcatacatggatcccatttcggatttcatggcttcttgccatttgttggaatctgagctcatcatcgcttcttcatacgtcgcagggtcctcatcattgttatccacaatcatgacatttagacaaggatcataccaatcaggagtggcacgttcccttgtcgatctgcgaggttcagtagtttcctcgttcgaagtttcatgatcattatcattagcttcctctgttgccggtgtaggcggtacaggtacaactttcggtactgcgctactctgatcaacgagtatagattcatcaatctcatcgagttctacttttcttccagtcacttctttagtgagaaattctttctcaagaaaggttccgttcttagcaacaaagattttgctttcggatctgtgatagaaagtgtaccctatagtttccttagggtatcctatgaagacgcatttctccgctttgggttctagcttgtccggttgtaacttctttacataggcttcgcaaccccaaactttaaggaacgatagcttaggtttcttgttaaaccataattcatacggtgtcgtttctacggattttgatggtgctctatttaaagtgaatgcggctgtctctaatgcataactccaaaatgataacggcaaatcagtaagagacatcatagaacgaaccatatctaagagagttcgattacgacgttcggacacaccgtttcgttgtggtgttcccggcggtgtcaattgtgaaagtattccgcatttatttaaatgcatgccaaactcataactcagatattcacctccacgatcagatcgtagaaatttaatcttcttgttacgttgattttctacttcactttggaattccttaaacttctcgaaagtttcggatttatgtttcatgaaatagatatacccatatctactcagatcatctgtgaaggttagaacataacgataaccaccgcgcgatgctacactcattggtccgcacacatcggtatgtatgatttccaataagtcagtagctcgctccatcataccagaaaatggagtcttagtcatttttcccattagacatgcttcgcatctatcaagtgactcaaagtcaagtgattcaagtaatccatcggtatggagtttcttcatgcgtttcactccaatatgaccaaggcagccagtgccacatataagtagaattatcattcaatttaattcgcttagcatcaatgttatgtataagcgtatcactactatcgagatctaacagaaataagccattcttttcaggtgctcgaccataaaagatattattcataaaaatagaacaaccattattctcagacttgaatgaataaccgtcttgcattaaacaagatccagatataatgttcatgctcaacgcgggtacaaaataacaattatttaggcttaaaaataatcccgaaggtagatgtagaggaagtgtgccgacagcgatcacatcgactttggatccgtttccaacgcgcatcgtcacttcatctttcagtagtcttcgtttattctttagttcctgtttcgagttacaaatatgagcaaccgaaccagtatcaaatacccaggtactagaatgagaaccagtgagataaacatctataacatgtatatcagatataccttctttcttcttcttgacaaggccgctcttcagatcagccagatacttggagcaattaagcttccagtgtcccttctccttgcagtaatagcactcagcatcaggcttagggccgttcttaggtttcataggaggcgtggcagctttcttgccacccttcttgaatttccccttagacttgccctgtttcttgaaactggtggtcttgttgaccatcaacacttggtgctctttcttgatctcaatctcaagagcttttagcatgccaaagagttcaggtaactccttgttcatgttacgcatattgtagttcatcacaaagttcttgtaacttggtggcagtgattgaaggacacgattaatccccagtctgttaggaatcactattcccaagtcactgagtttcttcgcatgcccggtcatggtgagcatgtgctcactaacggagctgccttcttccatcatacagttgaaaaaatgtttcgatgcttcatagcattctacggccgcatgagtctcaaatatagctttcagctcattcatcaactcatgaggatcgtggtgctcaaaacgtttttgaagatcggattccagactgcacaggatggcacactgaacttgagagtaccgagttttccgagtcgcgtaaacagcttttacttcatcggtttcagtttctgcaggagggtcacctagcggtgcatcaagcacatattgcagatttccgccagagaggaagatcctcacatgacggaaccagtcggtgaagttgctaccgttgctcttaagtttttctttctctaggaactggttaaaattgattggggacgccatctctacaacatatatttgcaaaagtttagactaagtttatgacaaattgagttcaaattttaattcaacataattaaaaatctaggtgaactcccactcaaaacaatatccctcgcattgtcttagtgatcacacgaaccaaatccaccgcacctaagtccgatcatcacgagacaaggtgtgatttcaatggcgaacactcaaagtgttcatcatatcaaccatatgattcatgctctacctttcggtatcacgtgttccgagaccatgtctgtacatgctaggctcgtcaaggccaccttagtatccgcatgtgcaaaactgtcttgcacccgttgtatgcacttgttgattctatcacacccgatcatcacgagatgcttcgaaacgacaagtcttggcaacggtgctactaaggatgaacactttattatcttgagattttagtgagggatcatcttataatgctaccgtcgcgatctaagcaaaataagatgtataaaaggattaacatcacatgcagttcatatgtgatatgatatggcccttttgtctttgcgcctttgatcttcatctccaaaacacggacatgatctccaccatcttcgggcatgatctccatcatcgtcggcgtagcgtcaaggtcaatggcgccgtcttcatgattgtcctccatgtagcaactattacaactactttgaaatactacttgataacccacaagtataggggatcgcagcagtcttcgcgggaagtaaatcccaatttattgattcgacacaaggggagacaaagaatacatggaagccttaacagcggagttgtcaattcagctgca
It includes:
- the LOC127317672 gene encoding uncharacterized protein; amino-acid sequence: MSNPDSTSSSTPPPSHAAHIHTPLCRSCGAPAAPPTPAPWSGDSPPPAYRPIRMPAINAPTNTAAIVLSPVPQPLPVPPAAPPFAFQAPTKRITSPDDIARFHASTHGRHFLGFVASLSASVHGRKLSDPLPSPPSPAVSALLDLISALSAFVASTPPFPHGSRYGNPAFRLWHEKLAHSANDLISPITATATSPSALTGAEVELAPYLLDSFGNGSRIDYGTGHETNFAAFLYCLARLGLITEDDFPAVVLRVFAAYLDLMRTLQDTYLLEPAGSHGVWGLDDYHFLPFVFGAAQLIDHKYMKPKSIHNPDILENFSKEYMYLACVMYVKKVKKGPFAEHSPMLDDISGVPHWKKVNSGLLKMYKAEVLEKVPIMQHFLFGSLIKWED